The following coding sequences are from one Mycobacterium bourgelatii window:
- a CDS encoding NAD(P)H-dependent amine dehydrogenase family protein has product MQWATGAVGRAALQELIENPDFQLVGVLVYDPAKAGRDAGELCGLPPTTGVAATTDKDEIVALGADVVVHAASKAHAIETNAEDICRLLAAGTNVITTTSYNHLPTYGAETEVAFVTACQQGASRFHAAGENPGFMFERLVATVTGLSKTIDRIDLYEATDVSAVPSRPMLVDLMGMGRPPEDVTVDSPIIKKLDLAYRQALNATADVLGVTLSHIDVSVDATTLPHDIEVTAGPIEAGTVVGQRFSWIGHWSGRPLLAIHEEWVLTRDLPQWGMTPLAPGEKAPLIRAVIKGVPSFELQLDVGWDGQLPTGQHAMPGHLMIAMGAVRAIPYVLSRPPGIVTAPVFGAIQLASGHADRA; this is encoded by the coding sequence GTGCAGTGGGCCACCGGTGCGGTGGGCCGCGCTGCACTGCAGGAGCTGATCGAGAATCCCGATTTCCAGCTGGTCGGCGTGCTCGTCTACGACCCGGCCAAGGCCGGCCGGGACGCGGGCGAATTGTGCGGGCTGCCTCCCACGACGGGTGTGGCCGCCACCACCGACAAGGACGAAATAGTCGCCTTGGGAGCCGATGTCGTCGTGCACGCCGCCAGCAAGGCGCACGCGATCGAGACCAACGCCGAGGACATCTGCCGACTACTCGCCGCCGGCACGAATGTCATCACGACCACCTCGTATAACCATCTGCCCACCTACGGCGCGGAGACCGAGGTGGCGTTCGTCACGGCCTGCCAGCAGGGCGCATCCCGGTTCCACGCGGCCGGCGAGAACCCCGGCTTCATGTTCGAGCGACTCGTCGCAACCGTGACCGGGTTGAGCAAGACCATCGACCGCATCGATCTCTATGAGGCCACCGATGTGTCGGCCGTCCCGAGTCGGCCGATGCTGGTCGACCTCATGGGCATGGGCCGCCCGCCTGAGGACGTGACGGTCGACTCCCCGATCATCAAGAAGCTCGACTTGGCCTACCGCCAGGCACTCAACGCCACCGCCGATGTCCTCGGCGTGACACTGTCGCACATTGACGTTTCGGTGGACGCCACCACACTCCCCCACGACATCGAGGTGACAGCCGGCCCGATCGAGGCGGGAACCGTTGTAGGACAGCGCTTCTCGTGGATCGGGCACTGGTCGGGCCGACCGCTGCTGGCCATCCATGAGGAATGGGTACTGACGCGCGACCTACCGCAGTGGGGCATGACGCCGCTGGCCCCCGGCGAGAAGGCCCCGTTGATACGTGCGGTCATCAAGGGCGTCCCCAGCTTTGAATTGCAGCTCGACGTCGGCTGGGATGGCCAGCTGCCCACCGGACAGCACGCCATGCCGGGCCACCTGATGATCGCCATGGGCGCCGTCCGGGCGATTCCGTACGTACTGAGTCGACCACCCGGAATCGTGACGGCGCCGGTGTTCGGCGCGATCCAGCTAGCGAGCGGCCACGCCGACCGCGCGTGA
- a CDS encoding cytochrome P450 produces the protein MAEPAVTDDIDQRIREAQEKFNAGMGADGDATPYPLLRELRAKGAVHPGWPEMGIPEDSGNGNKTYTAYSFDAVKAVFTDNLTFSTRCYEDVVRPLQGPTILEMQEPEHAVYRRLHEFAFARSSMKRWDTELVGPLVERTIAKFRDNKRADLVDAVFMPIPVRVIAALLGLPEADIGEFHRLAIDLLGFRGDMQRAMKASAEMKEYFIGVLADRRKSPKDDMVTILSQAEIDGVKMSDEQIYGFMRNLLPAGAETTSRSTATLAMALLTHPDQLDAVRDDRSLLPQAIEEGIRWETPLLNFMREVTSDIEFYGVHIPKGATMMLSLGSANHDETRWEDPESFNIFRERKPHIGFGHGAHVCLGMHLARLESTKIFNALFDELPDLRLDPDAPPPYITGAMFRSPPRLDVVWS, from the coding sequence ATGGCGGAACCCGCGGTCACCGATGACATCGACCAGCGCATCCGAGAAGCCCAGGAGAAGTTCAACGCCGGAATGGGTGCAGACGGCGACGCAACGCCGTATCCACTGCTACGCGAGTTGCGCGCCAAAGGTGCGGTGCATCCCGGCTGGCCGGAAATGGGTATTCCCGAGGATTCCGGGAACGGGAACAAGACCTACACCGCGTACTCCTTCGACGCCGTAAAGGCAGTATTCACCGACAACCTCACCTTCAGTACCCGGTGTTACGAAGACGTGGTGCGGCCCTTGCAGGGACCGACGATCCTGGAAATGCAGGAACCCGAGCACGCGGTCTACCGCAGGCTGCACGAGTTCGCCTTCGCGCGTTCGTCGATGAAGCGTTGGGACACCGAACTCGTCGGCCCTCTGGTAGAGCGCACGATCGCGAAGTTCCGCGACAACAAGCGCGCCGATCTGGTGGACGCGGTCTTCATGCCGATTCCGGTGCGGGTGATCGCGGCCCTGCTCGGGTTACCCGAGGCTGATATCGGTGAATTTCACCGGTTGGCGATCGACCTACTGGGCTTCCGGGGTGACATGCAGCGGGCGATGAAGGCTTCCGCGGAAATGAAGGAGTACTTCATCGGAGTGCTCGCAGACCGGCGCAAGTCGCCGAAAGACGACATGGTGACCATTCTTTCGCAGGCCGAGATCGACGGCGTCAAGATGTCGGACGAGCAAATCTACGGGTTCATGCGCAATTTGTTGCCCGCCGGTGCCGAAACGACGTCACGGTCGACGGCCACCCTCGCGATGGCCTTGCTGACTCATCCCGATCAACTCGACGCGGTCCGCGATGATCGAAGCCTGCTGCCGCAGGCCATCGAAGAAGGCATCAGGTGGGAAACCCCGCTACTGAACTTCATGCGTGAAGTCACCAGCGACATCGAGTTCTACGGCGTGCACATCCCTAAGGGCGCCACCATGATGTTGAGCCTCGGCAGCGCCAACCACGATGAAACCCGTTGGGAAGATCCTGAGTCTTTTAACATCTTCCGGGAACGAAAGCCGCACATCGGCTTTGGTCACGGCGCGCACGTGTGCCTGGGGATGCACTTGGCCAGATTGGAGAGTACGAAGATCTTCAACGCGCTGTTCGACGAACTGCCTGACCTGAGGCTGGATCCGGACGCGCCGCCGCCGTATATCACGGGCGCCATGTTCCGGTCCCCACCCCGGCTCGACGTGGTCTGGTCATGA
- a CDS encoding NAD(P)H-dependent amine dehydrogenase family protein — translation MTRGVRVIQWATGVTGMMSLRHVLSRPDLELVGVRVYDAEKAGVDAGTLCGLPEAGVLATTDRDAVIATDADVVLYMGKVEIDTPGCFAEVCELLASGKNVVATGSRFIHPRSLHESLAEGIEKACAAGGSSFLGLGLYPGFVGESLVPVLSRLSQRVSRINIREVLNYSTYASHDLIFNAMGFGHDPDDTTPLLSNTEYAAMAWIGSATVIAQALGLEIRGVEGYREVAVTPRPLSVAAGEIPAGTVGAMRFGVVVDCGETTLAVEHLTRMADDLAPDWPTEIGYQVTFEGEPNISINLVLGAQDQDHSEQGCLATAMHAINAIPAVVAAEPGLYDLSTIAPFVAHWTNRREVV, via the coding sequence ATGACTCGCGGCGTGCGCGTCATTCAGTGGGCAACCGGGGTCACCGGAATGATGTCCCTGCGGCACGTGCTCAGCCGACCGGACCTCGAATTGGTGGGCGTGCGGGTGTACGACGCGGAAAAGGCGGGTGTCGACGCCGGCACCCTGTGTGGACTGCCCGAAGCGGGGGTTCTCGCCACCACGGATCGGGACGCCGTCATCGCTACCGACGCGGACGTCGTGCTCTACATGGGCAAGGTGGAAATCGACACGCCCGGCTGCTTCGCCGAAGTCTGCGAACTGCTGGCGTCCGGCAAGAATGTGGTGGCGACCGGCAGCCGGTTCATACACCCGCGCTCCCTGCACGAATCACTGGCAGAAGGTATCGAAAAGGCCTGCGCTGCCGGCGGATCGTCATTCCTGGGGCTGGGCCTGTACCCCGGTTTCGTCGGTGAATCCCTGGTCCCGGTCCTGTCCCGGCTGAGTCAGCGGGTGAGTCGGATCAACATCCGTGAGGTGCTGAATTACTCCACGTACGCCAGCCACGATTTGATCTTCAACGCAATGGGCTTCGGGCACGATCCCGACGACACCACGCCGTTGTTGAGCAATACCGAATACGCCGCAATGGCGTGGATCGGTAGCGCCACGGTAATCGCGCAGGCACTGGGCCTGGAGATCCGCGGGGTGGAAGGGTATCGCGAAGTTGCAGTGACGCCGCGGCCGCTGTCGGTGGCCGCCGGCGAGATTCCGGCCGGCACGGTGGGCGCCATGCGCTTCGGCGTTGTGGTTGATTGCGGCGAAACGACTTTGGCCGTAGAGCATCTCACCAGAATGGCCGACGACCTGGCCCCCGACTGGCCCACCGAGATCGGCTACCAGGTGACCTTCGAGGGTGAACCCAACATCAGTATTAATCTCGTGCTTGGCGCGCAAGACCAGGATCACTCCGAACAGGGTTGCCTGGCCACCGCGATGCACGCCATCAACGCCATCCCCGCGGTCGTTGCGGCCGAGCCGGGGCTCTACGACCTGTCGACGATCGCCCCGTTCGTCGCGCACTGGACGAATCGCCGCGAGGTGGTATGA
- a CDS encoding SDR family NAD(P)-dependent oxidoreductase → MLVTGGGRGLGEAYCHEFARRGAAVVVHDNGVDVDGHHPDPAIATRVAESITDAGGKAVACITDASTEDGGQQAVDLALNEFGRLDAIVANAGIIHHDPIQEWPTDRFEALLRHHLLAAFHVVRPGISVMKRAGYGRLVFVSSAAGAFGQPGLAGYAAAKMGMLGLMNVAALEGAESGITANAIMPMGDTRMADAILGEEGRTEAAQAFRKTLRLDQVAPVVAYLASEQCTRTHLVLSAFHGRVAALQIGVTRGWFSPGGSFTAEDVVANIDQILDPADLLVPDSIFDEMQHGLSSGQG, encoded by the coding sequence GTGCTGGTCACCGGGGGAGGTCGAGGTCTGGGCGAAGCGTACTGCCACGAGTTCGCCCGCCGCGGGGCGGCGGTGGTGGTGCATGACAACGGGGTCGACGTCGACGGCCACCATCCTGATCCCGCAATCGCCACCCGCGTGGCCGAGTCGATCACGGACGCCGGGGGAAAGGCCGTTGCGTGTATTACGGACGCCAGCACCGAGGACGGCGGCCAGCAGGCCGTCGACCTGGCGTTAAACGAATTCGGTCGGCTTGACGCCATCGTCGCCAACGCCGGCATCATCCACCACGACCCCATCCAGGAGTGGCCGACGGACCGCTTCGAGGCGCTCTTGCGTCATCATCTGCTTGCCGCGTTTCACGTTGTGCGGCCTGGTATCTCGGTGATGAAGCGGGCGGGCTACGGCAGGCTCGTCTTCGTGTCGTCGGCGGCAGGCGCCTTCGGCCAGCCAGGTTTAGCTGGCTATGCGGCGGCAAAAATGGGCATGCTCGGGCTGATGAACGTCGCCGCGCTTGAAGGCGCGGAGTCGGGTATCACGGCCAACGCGATCATGCCCATGGGCGATACCCGCATGGCCGACGCGATATTGGGGGAGGAGGGCCGCACGGAAGCGGCGCAGGCATTCCGCAAGACTTTGCGGCTTGATCAGGTAGCGCCCGTGGTCGCTTATCTCGCTAGCGAACAATGCACACGGACTCACCTGGTGCTCAGCGCTTTTCACGGACGGGTTGCAGCGTTGCAGATCGGTGTCACGCGCGGATGGTTCAGCCCGGGTGGTTCGTTTACGGCCGAGGATGTGGTCGCCAACATCGATCAGATCCTGGATCCGGCGGATTTGCTGGTACCGGACAGTATCTTCGACGAGATGCAACACGGATTGTCGTCTGGCCAGGGCTGA
- a CDS encoding SDR family NAD(P)-dependent oxidoreductase encodes MDLGFAGATAVVTGGSKGMGLAIAESLGAEGASVAIMARGQAALESAAERIREAGAPEVLPISVDMADAKSIASAFASVQDAWGTLNTLVHTVGPSAGAFEDLDDDDWHAAFNLGTMSAVRSVRAALPMLRAADWARIVTLSAHSIQRQSPRLVAYTAAKSALSSVTKNLSKSLGAEGILVNCVCPGTIVTASFTEILKDVLAADGLDSSDPHDVMAWVDKTYGHPCDIGRAGLPEEIASVTTYLASRRNGYVTGATINVDGGSDFI; translated from the coding sequence ATGGACTTAGGGTTTGCGGGTGCGACCGCCGTCGTCACCGGAGGCAGCAAGGGGATGGGACTGGCGATCGCCGAAAGTCTGGGCGCCGAAGGCGCCTCGGTGGCGATCATGGCGCGTGGCCAAGCCGCGCTGGAGTCCGCGGCCGAGCGTATCCGCGAAGCCGGCGCACCCGAGGTGCTGCCGATCAGCGTTGACATGGCCGATGCCAAGTCCATCGCGTCGGCGTTCGCGTCAGTCCAGGATGCGTGGGGCACTTTGAATACGTTGGTGCATACCGTTGGTCCGAGCGCCGGCGCATTCGAGGATCTTGACGACGACGATTGGCACGCCGCATTCAACCTTGGCACCATGTCGGCGGTGCGGTCGGTTCGAGCCGCACTGCCCATGCTTCGCGCCGCGGACTGGGCTCGCATCGTCACGCTCTCGGCGCACTCCATCCAGCGGCAGAGCCCTCGCCTGGTCGCCTACACCGCCGCGAAGTCCGCACTGTCCAGCGTAACCAAGAACCTCTCTAAAAGCCTTGGCGCCGAGGGCATTCTGGTCAACTGCGTCTGTCCGGGCACCATCGTCACGGCCAGCTTCACCGAAATACTGAAAGATGTGCTGGCCGCCGACGGCCTCGATTCTTCTGATCCACACGACGTGATGGCGTGGGTGGACAAGACTTACGGCCACCCTTGCGACATTGGCCGCGCCGGGTTGCCCGAGGAGATCGCATCGGTCACGACGTACCTCGCGTCCCGGCGCAACGGTTACGTCACAGGTGCCACCATCAACGTGGACGGTGGTTCAGACTTCATCTGA
- a CDS encoding SDR family oxidoreductase, with protein sequence MTDRHSNIAGTNMLVVGASSGIGRALAVAAHARGAKVALAARRVDLLSELADQLEGSAHELDVSDPRAIESVVRDVGTAFGKLDAVVFTSAAAPFALIEDTDVATWLHTYAVNAVGASHVLRAALPHLSDNAVALVASSHDVGRPRAGVAAYHASKAALDEILRSWRAEHPELAVIRVSVGPTEDTEILRGADRELLADLYRAWVHQGQIPAKMSALTDVANAMLSLIAIARANPTVVSDIVHLAPRH encoded by the coding sequence ATGACGGATCGGCATTCCAACATCGCGGGGACAAACATGCTCGTCGTCGGGGCATCTTCCGGCATAGGTCGCGCCTTGGCCGTGGCGGCACATGCCAGAGGCGCCAAAGTAGCTCTCGCCGCCCGCCGGGTGGACCTGCTGTCCGAACTGGCCGATCAACTCGAAGGGTCGGCCCACGAACTCGACGTGTCCGACCCCCGCGCGATCGAATCCGTCGTTCGAGACGTTGGTACCGCGTTCGGCAAACTCGACGCTGTTGTTTTCACCAGCGCCGCAGCGCCATTCGCGCTGATTGAGGACACGGACGTGGCAACCTGGTTGCACACGTACGCCGTCAACGCCGTGGGCGCATCGCACGTGCTGCGTGCCGCCCTGCCACACCTGTCCGACAACGCGGTCGCGCTCGTCGCCTCAAGTCATGACGTGGGACGACCACGCGCCGGTGTGGCCGCGTATCACGCGAGCAAGGCCGCGCTTGACGAAATCCTGCGGTCCTGGCGAGCCGAGCATCCAGAGTTGGCCGTCATCCGCGTCAGTGTCGGACCCACCGAAGACACCGAGATCCTGCGTGGTGCCGACCGCGAGCTGCTGGCAGACCTGTATCGGGCCTGGGTGCACCAAGGCCAGATACCGGCGAAGATGTCGGCACTCACCGACGTGGCGAACGCCATGCTCTCGTTGATCGCCATTGCGCGCGCCAACCCAACGGTGGTGAGCGACATCGTGCACCTGGCGCCGCGACACTGA
- a CDS encoding spirocyclase AveC family protein, giving the protein MTNTVEPGIDSDPAVANGAPGSRRLARVGWGLFIAGYLVFAAVTIATMQSGTHGDPRITNFNPGPEPYPPFLGFDNWPLVVAFSSIPLAIGLVVTLVWLSVRQRKVHWAVVIAFAGLITGALDPLANWATFAVFDPRMLHCPLSWPYVSIAPNLEPALAFLGGYAAYYLLSGLGILQLHNRLIAPAFRRLSWLAGHPLVAVFIGGFLISIPLNGLVQFTWLRFGIFFYTEAVGPVLRIGHIYFPVIMAVYDSVIFAMVAVMCVRDKDGNLVLINRIAERLPTRQGGNKSSLTRQLLISVSVGLVSFAAPLAVLAALRAAGLSEPAFEQNPYPNVKVYDPYGHLEEAGKPGPFYR; this is encoded by the coding sequence GTGACGAATACCGTTGAACCCGGCATCGATTCCGATCCTGCGGTAGCCAACGGGGCGCCGGGATCACGGCGGCTCGCACGGGTCGGGTGGGGGCTTTTCATCGCCGGCTACCTGGTGTTCGCCGCCGTCACCATCGCGACCATGCAATCCGGCACCCATGGGGATCCCAGGATTACGAACTTCAATCCGGGACCCGAGCCGTACCCGCCTTTTCTCGGCTTCGACAACTGGCCGCTCGTGGTCGCCTTCAGCTCGATACCGCTGGCCATCGGTCTGGTCGTCACCTTGGTGTGGTTATCGGTGCGCCAACGCAAGGTGCATTGGGCGGTGGTCATCGCATTCGCCGGGCTCATCACGGGCGCGTTGGATCCACTCGCCAACTGGGCGACCTTCGCTGTCTTCGACCCGCGGATGCTGCACTGTCCGCTGTCCTGGCCCTACGTCAGCATCGCACCTAACCTCGAGCCTGCGTTGGCCTTCCTGGGCGGCTACGCGGCTTACTACTTGCTGAGCGGCCTGGGCATACTGCAACTGCACAACCGGTTGATCGCTCCGGCTTTTCGGCGTTTGAGCTGGCTCGCGGGACACCCGCTTGTCGCTGTCTTCATCGGCGGCTTTCTGATCTCCATACCGCTCAACGGACTGGTTCAGTTCACCTGGTTGAGGTTCGGCATCTTCTTCTACACGGAGGCCGTCGGACCCGTATTGCGCATTGGCCACATCTATTTCCCCGTCATCATGGCGGTGTACGACTCGGTGATATTTGCCATGGTTGCGGTGATGTGTGTTCGCGACAAAGACGGCAATCTGGTGCTGATAAACAGGATTGCCGAACGGTTGCCGACTCGCCAGGGCGGGAACAAGTCGTCGCTGACTCGCCAGCTGCTGATTTCGGTTTCAGTGGGTTTGGTGTCTTTCGCTGCCCCGTTGGCAGTGTTGGCCGCCCTGCGCGCCGCCGGATTGTCAGAGCCTGCCTTCGAGCAAAACCCGTACCCCAACGTCAAGGTGTACGACCCGTACGGGCATCTCGAGGAGGCGGGGAAACCGGGACCGTTCTATCGGTGA
- a CDS encoding alpha/beta fold hydrolase: MTLYALLHGGLHRGTCWNEVGAALGAFGHTVVAPDLPTDDDAAGALDWARVAIAAIDQAAGAHPKDVVVVAHSIAGLCAPVVATLYPVLRMVFVGGLLPVPGRTFLEELAANPDAITFPAPDTGGAGPFGLTWESVREGFYHDCPELLARNAFDEMCHQAFTVFTERCPIDRWPDTPSTYILMRDDRAVGASWARRQAARVGAEVVEIDGGHSPFFARPDELTDVVLAAR, encoded by the coding sequence ATGACGCTGTACGCGCTATTGCACGGCGGCCTGCACCGCGGAACTTGCTGGAACGAGGTCGGGGCCGCACTCGGCGCGTTCGGTCATACCGTCGTGGCGCCCGACCTGCCTACGGATGACGACGCGGCCGGTGCTCTGGACTGGGCGCGCGTGGCGATAGCCGCGATCGACCAGGCAGCGGGCGCACACCCGAAAGATGTCGTAGTCGTCGCGCATTCGATCGCAGGGTTGTGCGCACCCGTTGTCGCGACGCTGTATCCGGTGCTCAGAATGGTGTTTGTCGGTGGCCTGTTGCCCGTTCCCGGCAGGACGTTCCTCGAAGAACTGGCCGCCAACCCCGATGCCATCACATTTCCGGCGCCGGACACCGGCGGTGCCGGACCGTTCGGGTTGACCTGGGAGTCGGTGCGAGAAGGTTTCTACCACGACTGCCCGGAGCTGTTGGCGCGGAATGCGTTCGACGAGATGTGTCATCAGGCCTTCACGGTATTCACCGAACGTTGCCCAATCGACCGCTGGCCGGATACGCCGTCGACCTACATCTTGATGCGAGACGACCGCGCGGTGGGGGCGTCGTGGGCGAGGCGGCAGGCCGCCAGGGTGGGTGCCGAAGTTGTCGAAATCGATGGCGGCCATTCGCCATTCTTCGCACGCCCAGACGAGCTCACCGACGTAGTGCTCGCAGCTCGCTAA
- a CDS encoding mycofactocin-coupled SDR family oxidoreductase has product MVYRTRVSDLTDKVALITGAARGQGRAHAVRLSSEGADVILVDIAGPLPPSVPYDSATPEDLAETADLVAANGRRAVTAIVDTRDHEGLCAAVDRGVTELGRLDVIVANAGICCPAPWDQVTHRAFQDTIDVNLVGTWNTVMAGAKHIIAGERGGSIILIGSAAGVKWEPFMVAYTASKHAITGLTRSFAAELGRYNIRVNSLHPGSVATPMGTGGMIDAMQRAAESNPNLQYGFGKQLLPNVVTMPEDIADAVAWLASDQSKYVTATDISVDVGVSQA; this is encoded by the coding sequence ATGGTGTACCGTACGCGTGTGTCAGACCTCACCGACAAAGTCGCGCTCATTACCGGCGCCGCCCGTGGCCAGGGCCGCGCCCACGCCGTCCGATTGAGCTCCGAAGGCGCCGACGTCATTCTCGTGGATATCGCAGGTCCCCTGCCGCCCAGCGTTCCCTATGATTCGGCCACCCCGGAAGACCTCGCGGAAACCGCGGATCTGGTTGCCGCCAATGGCCGCCGCGCCGTGACCGCGATCGTCGACACGCGGGACCATGAAGGCCTATGCGCGGCCGTGGACCGGGGGGTCACCGAACTGGGCCGGCTGGATGTCATCGTCGCCAATGCAGGAATCTGCTGCCCTGCCCCGTGGGATCAGGTTACGCACCGCGCATTTCAAGACACCATCGACGTCAATTTGGTTGGCACATGGAACACCGTCATGGCGGGTGCAAAGCACATCATCGCGGGCGAACGGGGCGGGTCCATCATTCTCATCGGCTCGGCGGCCGGGGTGAAATGGGAGCCGTTCATGGTGGCCTACACCGCAAGCAAGCACGCAATCACCGGACTCACCCGCTCCTTCGCTGCCGAACTCGGTCGCTACAACATCCGCGTCAATAGCCTGCACCCCGGTTCGGTTGCGACGCCGATGGGAACCGGAGGGATGATCGACGCGATGCAGCGGGCGGCAGAATCTAATCCGAACTTGCAATACGGATTTGGCAAACAGCTTCTTCCCAACGTGGTCACTATGCCCGAAGACATCGCCGATGCAGTCGCGTGGTTGGCATCCGATCAGTCGAAATACGTGACGGCGACCGATATTTCCGTGGACGTGGGAGTGTCGCAGGCTTAG
- a CDS encoding class I adenylate-forming enzyme family protein, translating to MPFPDIRPTIPALVRSSAARFGDKVFLIADGQELTYNSLDKRSAVLATALLSQGIGKGDHVGILMPNSVDWALAWFAATRIGAVAVPLNTFHKASELGWTARHADLRAILAWPTFRNHDFLARLEEALPGLADQREPGRIAVSQAPFLRTIAVQGPSSRRWTTTLTTDGTLSGSEADFLVDVESCVTPADEVTIIYTSGSTGDPKGPVHTQGALVRHTYNLTFAYGVKHDEVMFTAMPFFWVGGLITGLHAVLHHGATLVTQPAFEPAEALELIERYRATITLGWPQQGKTLAEQPEFAQRDLSSVQRTSMPAMVPPERRPQGPNALGMTELCGNHIGVDPYLPQPADRCETGGVPVEGLSHLIVDPDTGQPVPNGTRGEIWVRGYSLMQRLHKLEREEVFTPDGYYRTGDCGIGYDDGWITFTGRLGDLIKTGGGTNVTPSEVELALLECEGVLEAYVVGAEHPNDGTVVAAAVVPRGNATLDAEALRSQLRDSLSAYKVPKFIWVAAKQDLPFTATGKVKKSELAQQLTGLLAER from the coding sequence ATGCCCTTCCCGGATATCCGGCCGACGATTCCTGCATTGGTGAGGTCCTCCGCGGCGCGATTCGGGGACAAGGTTTTTCTCATCGCCGATGGGCAGGAGTTGACCTACAACTCTCTCGACAAGCGCTCAGCCGTATTGGCGACCGCTCTGCTGTCGCAGGGCATCGGCAAAGGTGATCATGTTGGCATCTTGATGCCCAACAGCGTTGACTGGGCGCTGGCCTGGTTCGCCGCAACTCGTATCGGTGCAGTCGCCGTCCCACTCAACACCTTCCACAAGGCTTCCGAGTTAGGCTGGACCGCCCGCCATGCCGATCTTCGAGCCATTCTGGCGTGGCCGACTTTTCGCAACCACGACTTCCTGGCCAGGCTCGAGGAGGCACTACCGGGACTGGCCGATCAGCGCGAACCGGGACGTATTGCCGTGTCCCAGGCTCCTTTCCTGCGCACGATCGCGGTGCAGGGGCCGTCCTCTCGGAGGTGGACGACGACGCTGACCACCGATGGCACCCTGTCGGGCAGCGAGGCTGACTTTCTCGTCGACGTCGAGTCCTGTGTGACACCGGCCGACGAGGTGACGATCATCTACACCTCGGGTAGTACCGGGGATCCGAAAGGCCCGGTCCACACCCAAGGCGCATTGGTCCGCCATACCTACAACCTGACCTTCGCCTACGGCGTCAAGCATGACGAGGTGATGTTCACCGCCATGCCGTTCTTCTGGGTAGGAGGGTTGATCACCGGTTTGCACGCGGTGCTGCACCACGGTGCAACCCTCGTCACCCAGCCGGCGTTCGAACCGGCGGAGGCTCTCGAACTCATCGAGCGCTATCGGGCGACCATCACGTTGGGCTGGCCGCAGCAGGGTAAGACGCTTGCCGAACAACCTGAGTTCGCCCAGCGCGACCTGAGTTCGGTACAACGCACCAGCATGCCCGCAATGGTGCCGCCCGAGCGTCGTCCGCAGGGTCCGAATGCGCTAGGCATGACCGAACTATGCGGCAACCACATCGGCGTCGACCCGTATTTGCCCCAGCCGGCTGACCGATGTGAGACCGGAGGGGTGCCGGTTGAGGGACTCAGTCACCTCATCGTCGACCCCGACACCGGACAGCCAGTCCCGAACGGCACCCGCGGCGAGATTTGGGTCCGCGGGTACTCCCTGATGCAGCGCCTACACAAGCTCGAGCGCGAAGAGGTTTTCACCCCGGACGGCTATTACCGCACCGGCGATTGCGGCATCGGCTACGACGACGGCTGGATAACCTTCACGGGTCGGCTGGGTGACCTGATCAAGACCGGCGGTGGCACCAACGTCACGCCCAGCGAGGTCGAACTCGCGTTGCTCGAATGCGAGGGCGTGCTCGAGGCATACGTCGTCGGCGCAGAACACCCCAACGACGGAACGGTCGTCGCCGCTGCGGTGGTACCGCGTGGCAACGCGACGCTTGACGCCGAAGCGCTGCGATCACAACTGCGAGACAGCTTGTCTGCGTACAAGGTGCCGAAATTCATCTGGGTAGCGGCCAAGCAGGATCTTCCGTTCACCGCGACCGGCAAGGTCAAGAAGTCAGAACTCGCGCAGCAGCTCACTGGACTGCTGGCAGAACGCTAA